The following proteins come from a genomic window of Paenibacillus sp. CAA11:
- a CDS encoding RNA polymerase sigma factor, producing the protein MVEQGLIRAAQSGDRDALITLLREIEQHVYRTAYYILNNEQDAHDAAQEALIRIYTKIDSYEEKALFKTWVQRIVTNICIDKFRRSKPTVSIEEHDLVFQGNESVERQVMSGYLAEDIQEAIKQLPEHHRSVVVLRYLQDFSYNEIAESLDLPLNTVKSYLYRARQQLQNLLQDYQKGGVSG; encoded by the coding sequence GTGGTAGAGCAGGGACTCATCAGAGCCGCTCAATCGGGCGATCGCGACGCTCTAATCACCCTATTGCGAGAGATTGAACAGCATGTTTACCGGACGGCCTACTACATTCTGAATAATGAACAGGACGCCCATGATGCGGCGCAGGAAGCCCTGATTCGCATCTATACGAAAATCGACTCTTATGAGGAGAAGGCGTTGTTCAAGACGTGGGTCCAGCGGATCGTAACGAATATATGCATTGACAAGTTTAGAAGAAGTAAGCCTACGGTTTCTATTGAAGAACATGACCTTGTCTTCCAGGGCAATGAGAGTGTGGAACGGCAGGTTATGTCCGGATATTTGGCTGAAGATATTCAGGAAGCGATCAAGCAGCTACCAGAGCATCACCGCTCGGTAGTTGTGCTGAGATATTTGCAGGATTTTTCATACAACGAGATAGCTGAAAGTCTGGATCTTCCTCTAAATACGGTCAAATCTTATTTGTACAGAGCTAGACAGCAGCTTCAAAACCTACTACAAGACTATCAGAAAGGTGGTGTATCAGGATGA